A window of Streptomyces sp. NBC_01241 genomic DNA:
CCGAGGTCGAGTTCGTGGCCGTCCTGGTCGACGAGGGTGACGTCCACGGCCGCGCCCGCGGAGTGCGGCGCGATCTCCGGTGGTGACACATACCGGCTGGCAGCCTGGTACAGCTGCTCGGCCGTCCACCCGGGGTGAGCGGCGGCCAGCCCGTCCCGGTACTCGGTGAAGTAGCGCTGCTGCAGGGCCAACGGCCGGTAGCCCTCGACGAACAACAGATCGGTGCCGGCGGGCAGAAGCGAACGGGCGTGTTCCATCTGGGCCAGGACACCCTCGCGGACGTGGGCGAACGCGCCCAGCGGATCTTGCTTGCGGGGATCGACGCGGAAGCTGTGGTCACGCACGTCCACGAGCGGCTCCCCGCACTCGCGCACCGGGATCGCGGCGACCCGCGGATCGGACATCAACACCAGAGGGTTCATCGAGTCTCCCTGTGACGGCTTGCCCTGCGGTGGCGGGATGGGGGAGGCAGAGGCCAGATCGATTTCGTCCAGGATTCGCGCGATGGTGTCCTGCAGCGTGCTGTCGGCCGGGATCCCGGTCTCCAGGCCACCAGGCAGCAGATCCAGCTCGCGGAACCACGAGGTGAGGTGGCTGTCGGTGACTTGCTCCAGGTACACGGCATCCGCCTTCGACGCGTGCCGGACAAGCGTCGTTTCCAGAGGTACGTCCAGGTAGTAGCAGCTGGAGACGCCGCGATGGTCCCGTACCAAAGACGTGATCATGTGGCCATAGCGCTCGGAGTGCAGGATCCCTTCGAGCACCACGTGGAACCCGGCGTTCAGCGCTTCGCGTGCGATCCTGCCCAGCAGGGCGATGTTTGCGCCGCGCGCGGTGTCGTGTTCCCTGAGCACGTTGCGGCGGATCACGTCCTGGCCCACGATCGCGATTCCGCGGCCGTGGTGATCTCGCACGCCCTGGGCCACGCTTGACTTGCCTGACGCTGAGTTGCCGCGAATCACCACGAGGCGGGTGTCCTCGCGGCCAGCCGCAGTCGCGGTGGACAGACGACGGTGTGCGCCGCTCGGTACGCTGGTCATACGGGCCAGCCCGTCTCGCTGTACAGCTCCCCGTTCTGAATCTTCTCGATGGCCGCCCGGGTGTAGGGGACGAGGTCGTCGGGGAGCGCGGACGGATCCCAGAATTTCCACTGGGTGCACTTGTCCGGCTCGCGCAGTTCCGGCTCGCCGCTCCAGACGCGGGCGCGGAAGAACAGGCCCATGCGAGGCCGGTCCCCGGCATGGTCTATGTGGTGGACGACGTGGACGAGTTCGACGTCCTGGCGCTCGATGTGAAGGCTGGCCTCCTCCCGCGCCTCCCTGATCAGGCAGGTGATGGCGTTCTCCTGCTCGCAGTGGCCGGCCAAGGCGTGCCAGGTGGAGGGCGCGAACGCGGAGTCGGGGTGGCGCAGCCCGAGCAGCACCGTCCCGTCGGGCCGCTCCAGATAGAGGTGGACCCCGATGACGTTGAGGACCGTGCCGTGCGGAGAAGCTCGGCGCTCCTCCTGCGGTGCGAGCCGGCTCCGGGGCGCGGTGTTGGCCGGGAGACTGGCGGCGTGGCGCCGTACGAGGTCGCTGGTGGTGTCTGCGATATGTAGTCGGTGGAGGTCGTCGGGGGTGAACCAGGCCAGCATCACCCCTTCCGTCAGGTGGAGTTCGCGGGGATCGCCGTTCCAGCGGCCGGCATGGATGGCGATGGGCACGGTCGCGCCGTCATCGTTGGAGGCGTACTCGGTGGCGAACGGAGTCAGGCCGTCGATGTCCAGGCCGGCTTCCTCGGCCAGTTCGCGCCGCACGGTGTCCTCCAGCGTGGCGTCCTGGGGCTCTCGGCCGCCGCCCAGCAGGGACCACATGCCCGGCTCCCAGATCAGGCCGGGGAAGTAGTCGCGTAGGTGGAGCAGGTACTCGCCGCGATCGTTGTAGATCAGGGCCGAGGCATTGGCCGCCTCCGGTTCAACCTGGAGCGGGAGCTTGAGCAGCTTCTCGCGCAGGGTCGGGGAGGACACCCGGTCCGCGGAACGCCACTCGATGCCGCCCACCTCTTCCTCCTGCAGCACCACCGGCACTTCGTCCGCGGTGTGCAGACGGAAGAGGAACCGCAGGTCGAAGTGGACGTGTCCGGGTTCGCCTTTGCTCGGGCGGGCGTCCATGTCGTGGATGTCGATGTCCAGCGGCACAGTTTCGTAGCCGGGCCACGGCGTGACGGTCTGGGGTGGGATCCCGGTCTCCTCGTGCAGCTCCCGCAGCGCCGCTGCTGGCAGGGACTCGTCGGAGGGCTCCGCGTGTCCGCCCGGGGGGAGGACCTTCCCGCTCGCCAGGTGCAGTACGTGCAGGACGTGGCCGAGCGGGTCGACGACGATCGCGGCGCAGGTGACGTGGCCGGTGAAGGTGGAACGGCTGGCGATGTCGGTGGGGTCGTCGAGGGCGCCGAGGAGGGCGCCGAGCTGATCGCGCTCGTAAGGGTGGCGAGCGAGGTAGGTATCGACGGTGGTGCGGATGTGGTCGTGCGACAACGGCATGGGCTACCTCAGAGGTACGTGGCGCGGGACGAGTCGAGGCGGGTGGTCGTTTGGTCAGCTCAGCCGCATCCCCTCCGAGGGGATCTCCTCGATGGCAGCGGCGCGAGCAGCGGGCAGGCCCCACCGCTCGCGTGCCGTCTCCACCGCGAGCTGTGCTTGTCGCGCTCCGGGCGGGCCCCAGCCGAGCAGGGCGGCTGCCTGGGAGGGGGTGGCGAGCAGCCGGGCGAAGGGGCGGCCGGTGGCGGGGTCGACGGCCGCCGGCCCGATGGCGGTTACCCGGGCGGCGAGGCGGAGGCGGGCGTTGGGCCCCACCCCGCCGTAGACCTCGCCGGTCTCGTCCAGCACCCACCCCAGTCGCACCGGTTCGGTCAGTGTGAGTTGGGCTTCCTCGGCGGCTTCCCGATGGAGGGTGTCCTCGGGGGTGGCGTCGGCCTTCTCGACGGTGCCGCCGGGCAGCATGGGCAGTGAGCCCCGCGGACCGGGGTCGGCAACGAGCACTACCCTGCCGTCAGGGACGAAGCACCACGCCCAGGCTTGCTGCACGGGGAGCTGACCGGGCACGGGGGTCCGGTTCAGAGGGCTGTCCCACATGGGGCGGTAGCGGACGTGGACGTCATGGCTGTCGAGCGCTGGTACGTCGAGGATGTGCTGCCCGTCGGCGAGGTGGGCGGTGGCGGTGTTTCCGAGCCGGGACCGGTAGGCGGCGAGCATGATCTGGCCGTCTACGGGGAGTAGACGTTGCACCGCATCCCTGGTCTCCAAGAAGGCGAACTCGGAAAGTTCCTTGGGGGGCAGACGAATCGCCTGGACCTCGTCGGGAGTGAGGGTGCCGCCGTCGAAGATGTAGCGGATCTCTCCGGGACAGGGCATGCCGGGCTTGATGTCGGGGTGGTGCGGTGAAAGGGAGTGGATGGCGAGAACGTCCTGCAGGGCCAGGTCCCGGAGGCCCAGTTCCTCGGCGATCTCGCGCCGGCAGGCGTTCAAGGGGTGCTCGCCGGGTTCGGCGGCGCCACCGGGCAGCAGCCACCGGTCGTCCTCGCGGTAGGTGGGTTTCACCAGCAGGACTCGGCCGACCTGGTCGGTGACGATCGCGGCGGCGCTGAGCCACACCGCGTGGCGGGACGCGGCGTACTGCGCGTCCGAGAGGGCAGCCTTCGGCGGGACGTGATCAGAAGGGGAGACGGGAGATGTCACGGGCTCTGCCTTTCGGTGGGGCGGGTCATGCCTGGTCTGTGACGCTGGGTGAAGCAGGCATAGGGATGTGCGGGGTCGGGGCGTACTGGGCGGCCTGTGTGTCGAACATGGCTGCATATCGGCCACGTGCGGCGATGAGGTCGTCGTGTGTGCCGTGTTCGGCGAGGCGCCCTTGGTTGAGGACGTAGATGTGGTCGGCGTGGCGGACGCCGGACATCCGGTGGGTGACCAGGACGACGGCCCGGTGCGGGGCGGCGAGGCGGCGGATGCGGTCGAAGGCAGCGATCTCGGCTTCGGGGTCCAGGGCGGAGGTTGGCTCGTCAACGATGAGGACGCTGTCCGCCTGCGATGTTGAGCTGCGCCAGTGGGTGCGGGCCAGGCCGACCTTCTGCCATTCGCCGCCGGAGAGTTCGATGGCTCCGCGGAACATGCGGCCGAGCATGCTTTCCAGGCCGTTGGGGAGTTTGGCGGTGACGGATCCGGCGCCGGCGTAGTCGACCGACGTCTGCAGGTCATGCATGGAGGCGACGTGCCCGGGGCGGCCGATGCGGATGTTCATCGCGGCGGTCACGGGCCACCGTTGGAAGTCCTGAGTGAGAAGCGAGACGCGGTCGAAGACCTGGGAGCGTTCCAGCCCGGAGACGTCGAAGTCGCCCCACCTCACCGATCCGGCGTGAGGGAGGAGCAGACCGGAGAGGATCTTCATCAAGGTGCTCTTGCCGGAGCCGTTTTCGCCCACCACGGCGATGACCGACCCCATGGGGAAGGTGAGCGTCACGTCGTCCAGGGCCGGTGCGTCGCGGTCGGGATACTGGTAGGTGACGTGCTCCAGGGAGACCTGCTTGACTTGGGCGGGGACGGGACTGCCGGTCTGCGGGATGGCGCGTTGAGCGGCCTCGATCAGGAACTGTCCGTGATCGCGGACGTAGAGGGACTCCTCGTGCAGCTGGTTGATATTCATCACCAGTGCGCCCAGGCTCGCCGAGCCGGTCCGTACCGCGAACACGGCGGTGCCGGCGACGGCAAGGCTCATGTGTCCGGCCATGATCAGCCAGATCATGGTGCTGTAGGTGGCGGCCATCGCCAGCCCGGACAGCGCTGAGGCCACCCATTCGGTGACGGCTTTGCTGGAGGCCAGCCGCTCCTGCTCCGATTCCGCGCTCGCGGCCATGCGCCGGTACCGCTCCAGGAGGAAGGGGCCGACGGCGTGGATTCGCACTTCTTGCGCGGCGGTGCGCTCGGTGAGGAGGTTGCCGATGAGGCGGCTGGCCCGCAGGTGCTCGATCCAGCTCATCACGGAGACGTAGCGTTCCTGTGCCACTCGCATGGCGCCCCACCCGCGGGGGGCTGCGATAACTAGCAGCATCGGCAGCAGGGTGGGGTTCAGGACGGTGAGGACGCCCGCTGTGGCGATCAGTGAGATGGTGCTGTTCAGCGCGGAGACGCAGGCGCCGATCATGCGGCGGGCAGAGGCGGGCCCGTACTGGGCGATGTCGATCAGGCGGCGGAAGTCCGGATCGTCGATGGCTTCGAGTTCGACCGAGGTTGCGGCGGCCAGGTACTGCGTCGTGGCGATCCGCTCCACAACCGGTTCGAGGCGTCCCGCTCGGGATGTCGACCAGCCGGCCAGAGCGGAGTTCACGACGGCGACGCCGGCGGCGGCAAGCAGCCCCGGCAGGAGGGCGTGCAGCCGGTCGACCGTGTCACCGGCCCCCAGCAGCGCGTGCATGACCGCGTTGATGGCGAGCAGGCCGACCGCGGCGGCGATGCCCTGGCCGAGTTCGCTGACCGCCACGGCCACGAGCGCCCGGCGATCCGCACTCCAGGCCATCCGCAGGGTGGCGCTGACGAGTCCGGGCATCTGGCGCAGCGCCGAGCGCATGGTCAAGTCCAAGCGAGCATGCTCGTGTTGGGACCAGCCCATGTCGTAGCGCAGGGGCCCGCCGAAGAGTTCTCGCTCTGCGTCGGAGACCTGTGGCTCCGCCACGCGGACCTTGCCGAAGAATCGCTTCACTCGCTGTCTCCCTGTGTCGGCCAGTTCAGAGCCCGGTAGGAGGGGCCGTGGGTGAGCATGTGGAAGATGGCGGTGGTGTACGGGTGGCAGTCCGGCGGGGGCTTCTCCAACGACACCCAGAACAAGCCCTCGTGCTTGTGCGGCTCGGCGTTGTGCGGTTCGCCCGCCCACGACTGGGCGACGAAGACCGCGGTGATCCGGTCCGGGCCGTCGCCGGGGTCGTGGTGGTGAATGAGGCCGCAGAACTCCTGTTGCTCGGCGCTGACGCGGACCCCCGTTTCTTCTTCTGCTTCGCGCCGCGCGGCGTGGTCGAGGGTTTCGCCCGCTTGCAGGTGGCCACCCACGACGCTGAGTTGACCCGGTGCGAGGACCGCGTCAGGTCTGCGACGTACGCACAGGGCGGCGCCGTGCGTGCGGAGCAGGATCTGGGCCACGTCGGCGATCAGCAGGTGAGGAGCGTCGCTCACAGAGTGCCCCCCTGTACCAGGCGCTCGACGGTGCGCCGGCCGCGCGCGGTCACGAGCGGGTCGCCGTGCCGAGGGCCGTAGGCGAGAGCGCTGGCGGCGTCAGCTGCTGCGAACGCTGTCAGCGCGTATCTCTCTGCCTCGGACAGAGGCCGGCTGTATCCCTCGAACAGGGCGGTCCGCAGTTCGGGATGATCTGGCCACAGCGAGGTGGCGAGTTTGACGAAGTCGGTGACGCGGGGGCCCGGTTCGCTGCGCTCGAAGTCGATCAATACGCAGCGCCGGCCGTTCCAGAGCAGGTTGCGTTCCCAGAAGTCCCCGTGTCGCCACCCGGCCGGTAGCGGTCCGCACCCGGGCAGCCCTGTCACCAGGCGCCGCAGAACGTCGTCTTCCGTAGCGGACAGGTGTTCGCGGGCCTCGGCGAGGTGCTTGTCCAGGCCGGTCACCGTGTTCTCGATGACTGCGCTGGCTTCCGGCTGGCTGAGGGGGCCGGTCATCGCGTCGTGGAAGCGGCGCAAGAGCTGGCCGGCTTGCCGGTGGGCCGTGCGGCGGCGCGCGGGTGACGCCTCTTCCTTCAGCGGCTCGCCGTCCACGGCGGTCAGGATCAGGGCGAGCAGCTGTGCGGAGCTGTCGCGCAGTACTGGGGCGTTGCCGTAACCGAGGTGAGGAACGGCCTCCCGGTAGGCGCGGGTCTCGCGCGTGTAGAGGATCGGCTTGGGCGCCACCTTCACATAGTGGGCGCCCGCGGGGCCGGTCACCCTCCACACCTGGGAGTTGTCGCGGTCGTGCGAGGAGTCCCGCACATCGTCCAGCGGGCCCAGCACGCTCTCCACCCAGGCGTGGAGGGGCGAGGGAAGGCGAGTGGAGTCCGTCATGCCTGGTACCTCGTATCCGGTCGTGAACCGTCTGCGAGCAGGGCGCCTCGGCCGGAGGTGAGGTGAAGGCTGGCACCCGAGGAGGCGGCGGTGTTTTCGAACGCAGGATGAACGAGCGCAGGGTGGCGTACGGGATGCATAGGGGCTCCTCGGGGTGAGATGCGGACAGGTGATCGGGTAACGGTGGGTGTGCTGTCGCCGTAACGGGTGGAGGCGGGCGAAATCTAGAACCTGATTTCGAATACCGGGCCCTCTCCTTGTGTGGTCGGGTGGGGCGGGTTGTGATGCTGTGTTCGATCACTCATGTGGGTCGGGGTACTTCCTGCGGGGGATTGCCGGAGGCCGCCTGGTCGGTCATGGCGTGGCGAGGTCCGGGCGGAGGGTGATGGCGTCGCGAAGGAAGCTGCGCTTGGAGTAGAAGGTGTGCTCGGCCGCCCAGCCGTGACTTGCGAGGTACTCGCAGAGCCAGCTGTCGATTCGCTGCATCTCGGTGAGGACCTCGTCCGTGTCGTGGTGGAGGATGCTGCGCGAGCGGAGGTACTCCAGCTCGCATTGGGAGAGCACGACGTCGGGGGCTGCCAGGAGGGCGCAGCGGTCGAGGAAGATGCCGTAGACGTGTCCGGTGCGCATTGACTCGCACTGGATGTCGTAGCGGATGCGCTGGAAGGGCGGCATGGCCCGGACCTGGAGGCCCAGGTCTTCGCGCAGGAACGTCTCGAAGCGGTCGGGCGTGATGTCGAGGCCGGGGGTGAGTTCTTCGCGGCGGGCGAAGGTGTCCTCGGTGAACCACTTGCGCTTGAGCACGTGCCCGGCGGTGACGGTGGGGATGAAGGAGGCGTAGCCGATCTCGGGCTCGGGGCCGGTGACGTCGAACAGGTGGTTCTCGGTGTGGTGGATCTGGAACTCTTCCCGGTACTCAGGGCGGCAGCCGTCCAGCTTGCCGTCGCGCAGCGCCTTGAGTAGTTCCATGGACGTGGCCCAGATGTCCGGTGCAGGGTCGAGGGTGTACTTGAACTCCAGCTCGGTGCCGGCGAAATGCTTGTGGAAGTACCGCAGGTGGTTGTTGAGCGCCATGCTCGACTTGGTGTGCGCCGTCAGCACGGGCTCGAGCCAGTGCAGTTCCCCGACCGGGCCGTGGCCGACTGGTTCGGGGGTGGTGCGGACGAAGCAGGCGTCCTCGGGGTGGAAGCGGATCTGCGCGTAGGCGTGGTAGCCGCCGCCGGGGTGTTCGGCCAGGTAGCACAGCGGCACCAGGCCGGGTGCGGCCTCGGTGCCGACCAGGGCGCGCAGGGCGGGGCCGGCGATGGCGTCGGGGAACAGGTCGCCGCCGTCGATACTGGCCGCCCCGAGGTGGATGCCGCCGGCGTGCAGTGCTTCGGCCGGGCAGGTCCCCAAGGCGTCCCAGCGGACGATCACGGTAGTGGCCGGTCGGCACTTCTCCTGTGGTGGCACCCGTACGAGCACGATCGGCTCGTCCGGTCGCCGTGGAGCGGTGCGGTTGAGGAGGTGGATGCCGCCGAGGACGACCCAGGCTCGCCGGTCCGATGGCTGGTCATCGTGCACGCTGGTCTCCTTCGTGTGAAGCGGGCGCCACGGTTGATCGCCCTGCAGCCGAAGGGCCACCGGGCCGGCCGGTCATCGCTGGATGGCTGCCTTCTCGTCGCTGCGACGTCCGGCCGGTTCGTCGGCCTAAGGTGTGCGGGTGAGTCAAGGTGAAGTCGGTCAGGTGATCTTGGACGAGGCTGTTGCGGATGCCCGCCTCGCGGCTTGGGAGTTCGACGGTGCGCGGGCCTGGCTGGAGGAAGCCCGCCGGGATCCGATGGAGCCGCTGGCGGCCGAGGTGTGGGTCACCGACCCTGCTTTCGAGCACGTCCTGCTGGTCAAGCACCGCGTGCGCGGATGGGTGCCGCCCGGCGGCAAGGTGGAGCCGGGGGAGACGCCGCGTGCGGCGGCGGTACGAGAGCTGCTGGAGGAAACCGGCCTGCGCAGCGAACTGCTGCCCGAGCCCGCAGCCGTGGCGGTGCGTTCCTACCGGGCCGACTGGTCTGCGACTCTGGGCCTGTCCTATGCCGCAGTCGCCGGGCGCGACGTACCGCTCGCCGGGGAGCAGAACCAGCCGGCGGCATGGTTCCGTCTGGATGCAGACTGGGACAGCGTCTTCCCCGAGGACCGCGAGCGGATCCGTGCGCACGCTCGCCGCCTTGCGGCCGGCAGGGCGGTCGGCTCCCGCTGAAGTAGGCCCCTGGTCGCCGTTCACAGGACGGCCTCGATCCGGTTGAGGTCGGCCGAGGGCAGAGTGACGAGCTCCAGGTCGTGCAGGAAGCGGCACCAGACCGGCTCCAGCCCGGGTTCGCGCTCGAACTCTCCATGGCTCAACGCACCGTTGGCATACGCGGCGGTGCGCAACGCGTGCTGCTGCAACTGGTTGGGGTGGATCCACCGAGGCGCGCGGACCTCCCGTGCCGAGGGGCGCAGCGGTCCGGAAACCTTGGCCTCGAAGATCCACCATTGGTGGCCGACCGGGCCGCTGGGCGTGCGTCGGCAGCTGTTGGGCCGCCACCGTTCCAGCAGCAGGTGCAGGTGGGTGACGGTGAGACCGACCTCCTCGGTGACCTCGTCGCGGGCTGCTTGCTCGGGGCCGCCATGCTGGTCGACGTGGCCGGCGACCGGGGCGATTCCGGCCGGAGGAGTCGCCCGCTCGAACACCAGCAGGCCGCTCGGCGAAGAGATCAGTACCCCGACGCTTGCGTGGTCACAGAGGCGGACCCTGTTGCCGGGCGCCGGGGTCATGCAACGGCCTTTGGCCTTTGGGCGACGACGACGAGCCAGCTCGTCACGGTCGGGGCGTCGGGGGTGGTCATGGCGTAGGCGGCATCGAGTATCTGCATCCGTTGGGCGTGCGTGAAGCCGCCCTCGGGCCGTGCGAAAAGGGGGATGGACAGCCACGCCTTCTTCTCGGCCATGGTGCTGCGCTGGGCGGTGACCTCGGTGCCGACGACCGTCAGACCCGCCGCGGTCAGCTGCTCGGTGACTGTCTCCAGCGGCAGTTTCGGTGGCCTGTCCGCGTCGCGTGGCGGTGGGATGTATCCGTCGGTTTCGGCGGCGACTTGGCGGATGAGGGTGTTGAGGGAGGGCCCGGTGCGGGTGGAGAGTTCGTCGGGGTGCCGGACGCCGGCGAAGCCGCCGCCGATGTTGAAGACGAAGTGCCCGCCTGGGCGCAGGATGCGGGCCACGGCCGCGAACACCGCGGCGGTGTCGGTCTTCCAGATCGCGGAGTTGCACACCACGGCGTCGGCGCTGCTGGCGTGGAGGTGGTCGGCGAGCTGTTCGGCTGGGGAAGTGACCCAGGTCAGGCGGGCGTCGGTCAGGATACGGCGGCCGACACGCTGCATCGCGGCGGCGTTGTCGACGGAGACGACCCGGGCACGGGCCGGGATCAGGTCGAGCATCGCGCGGGCGGTCGCGCCGGCGCCGCCGCAGAGGTCGACCACCAGGCTGGCGTCGGCCAGATGGCCTCGGCGGGCGAGGTCGCGACTGGTCACGTCGTACATGGGGTGGTCGCGGGTGAAGGCATTGTATGCCTCGGCGTTGGTGTCCTCGTCCCAGCCGAGGATGGCGTCCTGGGGTGCCATGTTGCTGTGGCCTCGCTTCTCAGGGCGGCCCGGCAGTGCAGGCCGGGGATTCGGGCAGGTCAGAAGAGCGTGGACTGTACGGCGGTGGGCGGTGAGGAGAACTGGGCGCCGAGGACGATGCGCCGGCCCTTGAGGGTGCCGAGGTCGAGCAGGTAGGGCAGTTGTTCACCGTCGCCGTCGAGGGTGGCGAGGATTTGGGAGCCGAGGCAGGAGAGCACCGTCAGCCCGTGCTCACCGGAGCGCGGATCGTGCGGGTACAAGGCGCGCCCGGTCTCCGGCGTCCGCAGCAGGTCGCCTTCGCCGGGCGGTGTCCACGGCTCCGGCACAGCCGGGACGTTCAGGCCGTTCAGGGCCTCGGTGGCGCGGTCGAGATGGTGCTGATGGGCGGCGCGGGCCGGGGCGAGGTCGCGCATCTCGGCCAGGGCCGTCAGCTTGGCCGCGGCGCGCACGCTCTGCGTCAAACTGAGGTGGCGGGTGAGGGCATCCTCCAGGAACCGCACGGCGCGGCCGTCAGCACTCCGGCCGAGATAGGTGGCGATCAGGGCACCCTGCTCGTCGAGGCGGGAGCGCTTACGGGGTTCGGCCGCGGTGCCGATCTTGGTGGTGCCGTCGGCGAACGTCGCCAGGTACAGCCAGTGCGGCTGGGCCATGTACGCCGCCAGGGAGTCGGGAACGTGCCCGCCGGAGTGGAACCGGTGGGCGAATCGGAAGTCGTCCCGGCCGGTGCAGGCCGCGCACTGTCCGCCGGTCTCGGCCGGGGCCCGGTCAGGGCAGGCGACGGCCTCGACGCGGACGCGGTCGGCGAACCGGTACCGGCCGGTGCACCACCGGCCGGTGCCGCTCACCTGGTAACCCAGGCGCCTGCCCGTGACCGGGGCATAGACAAGCGGTCCGCCGGTCACGGGGACGAGCAGAAGACGGGGGCCTCCACTCGCCCAGGTGACGCCGTGGCAGACGTATGTCCCGCTGGCGGGCAGGGCCTGGTCCATAGTGCGTTCCTTGTCGATCGGGAAGGGAGGGCCGGGTCAGACGGTCAGGTGCAGACGGTCGGCCAGGGCAGCGGCGGCGGCCTTGAAGACTTGGTCGCGGTCCAACGGAGCGACGTCCAACATCAACCAGGCACCCTCCGTCGCCTGATCGCGCATCTGGTCCAGGACGGTGTCCTGGTAGCGGACGAAGTCCTCGTCACCGCCGCCGGCGTGGCCGGCCTCCAGGGATGTGAACGAGCCCTTGCGGACGAGAGCCTCGCGGGCACCGATGTTCAGGAAGAACACCAGGCCCGGCTTCGACAGATGCGCGAAGACCTGCTCGCACAGGCGGGAGGAGACCTCGGGGTTGACCGCGTACCGGGCGAGGATCTTGTGGTGCGCGTTGTCGAGGATCACGTGGGTGCCCGCGGCGAGGGCCGGCTGGATGACGAGGCGGTCCTGCAGGGTGTACCAGGAGGCCAGGGCCAGCAGCCAGTAGTGGTCGCCGCATGCTTGGGCGACGCGTGCGTCGCGCCGGTAGACCAGCTCGTTGAGGCGGTCGAGGTAGGCGGACAGCTCCGGGTCCTGGGGGACGACGACGCTGTGCTTGCCGATGAGAACTGCCGTGTGGCCAGCGTCGTTCAGGGCCTGGTGCAGGCGGGCGGCGAGGGTGGATTTCCCGGCCCCGTCACCGCCGACGAAGGTGATCAGCTTCCCGGCTTCGGTAGTGGTCGGCGCGCTCGCCGTCATCGGGACACTCCCAGGGTGTGGGCCGCGCCGGCGGTAAGGCGGCCGGTGATGATGGTGCGGATGCGGTCCACCAGCACGGCCCGCTGGCGCAGGACGTCGCCGTGCCGCTCATTGGACAGGTCAGCGGGATAGTGGGTGGCGAGGTTGTTGGAAATGACGTGGAGGTAGCCGAATCTGATCCCCGCCTGGCGCGCCGCCGCCCCCATGGGACCGATCTCCGGGTCGACGAAGGCGTACGAGGCGGTGTGCTGGTTAAGCCAGTCGCGGTTCTCCAGCAGGATCGACGGGGAGGAAACGTGCAGGCCGCTGCGCACCCCGTCGTGGGCGGCGGCGTAGTCGCCGAAGAAGTCGTCCCAGGTCACCATCTCCCCGCGTACCAGGCTGGTGTTGCCGGTCGCCAGCCAGGCGTTCGGTTCGACGCCGGGGGCCAGCGATCCGACCTTGCCGACGTAGACGACGTCGCCTGCGCCGAGTTCGGCCAGGCGCGCGACGACGCGTCCCGCTACGTCTCCCCAGATGCTGTGGAGGAACCCGAGGTAGACCACGCGACGGCCCGCGACCTCGGTGCGCTGCCAGGCGTAGCCGGGCCCGCGGGTCCACACTCCGTTCGCCGGAGCGAGGTACTGAAGGCCCCAGCCGACGATCACCAGGTCGCCGTCCAGCTCCAGGTCGAGCGCGTTGAGCGCCGTTCGGCACTCCTCCTGCTCGGGCGGCTGATAGGTGACGGTGCCGGCCGGGCGGCCGGTCATGGCCAGGTACGTGGCGATGATCAGGGCGTAGTGCTGGACGTAGTCGGCACCGGGGAACGCCTTGACGACGAGGTCACGGCCGTGGAC
This region includes:
- a CDS encoding M15 family metallopeptidase — its product is MRDHHGRGIAIVGQDVIRRNVLREHDTARGANIALLGRIAREALNAGFHVVLEGILHSERYGHMITSLVRDHRGVSSCYYLDVPLETTLVRHASKADAVYLEQVTDSHLTSWFRELDLLPGGLETGIPADSTLQDTIARILDEIDLASASPIPPPQGKPSQGDSMNPLVLMSDPRVAAIPVRECGEPLVDVRDHSFRVDPRKQDPLGAFAHVREGVLAQMEHARSLLPAGTDLLFVEGYRPLALQQRYFTEYRDGLAAAHPGWTAEQLYQAASRYVSPPEIAPHSAGAAVDVTLVDQDGHELDLGTRVNASPEESDGACFTHALNLSDHARHHRTLLLSAMENAGFTNYGTEFWHFSAADRYDALMRQEPHARYGPIELS
- a CDS encoding NUDIX domain-containing protein, with protein sequence MPLSHDHIRTTVDTYLARHPYERDQLGALLGALDDPTDIASRSTFTGHVTCAAIVVDPLGHVLHVLHLASGKVLPPGGHAEPSDESLPAAALRELHEETGIPPQTVTPWPGYETVPLDIDIHDMDARPSKGEPGHVHFDLRFLFRLHTADEVPVVLQEEEVGGIEWRSADRVSSPTLREKLLKLPLQVEPEAANASALIYNDRGEYLLHLRDYFPGLIWEPGMWSLLGGGREPQDATLEDTVRRELAEEAGLDIDGLTPFATEYASNDDGATVPIAIHAGRWNGDPRELHLTEGVMLAWFTPDDLHRLHIADTTSDLVRRHAASLPANTAPRSRLAPQEERRASPHGTVLNVIGVHLYLERPDGTVLLGLRHPDSAFAPSTWHALAGHCEQENAITCLIREAREEASLHIERQDVELVHVVHHIDHAGDRPRMGLFFRARVWSGEPELREPDKCTQWKFWDPSALPDDLVPYTRAAIEKIQNGELYSETGWPV
- a CDS encoding NUDIX hydrolase; amino-acid sequence: MTSPVSPSDHVPPKAALSDAQYAASRHAVWLSAAAIVTDQVGRVLLVKPTYREDDRWLLPGGAAEPGEHPLNACRREIAEELGLRDLALQDVLAIHSLSPHHPDIKPGMPCPGEIRYIFDGGTLTPDEVQAIRLPPKELSEFAFLETRDAVQRLLPVDGQIMLAAYRSRLGNTATAHLADGQHILDVPALDSHDVHVRYRPMWDSPLNRTPVPGQLPVQQAWAWCFVPDGRVVLVADPGPRGSLPMLPGGTVEKADATPEDTLHREAAEEAQLTLTEPVRLGWVLDETGEVYGGVGPNARLRLAARVTAIGPAAVDPATGRPFARLLATPSQAAALLGWGPPGARQAQLAVETARERWGLPAARAAAIEEIPSEGMRLS
- a CDS encoding ABC transporter ATP-binding protein, yielding MKRFFGKVRVAEPQVSDAERELFGGPLRYDMGWSQHEHARLDLTMRSALRQMPGLVSATLRMAWSADRRALVAVAVSELGQGIAAAVGLLAINAVMHALLGAGDTVDRLHALLPGLLAAAGVAVVNSALAGWSTSRAGRLEPVVERIATTQYLAAATSVELEAIDDPDFRRLIDIAQYGPASARRMIGACVSALNSTISLIATAGVLTVLNPTLLPMLLVIAAPRGWGAMRVAQERYVSVMSWIEHLRASRLIGNLLTERTAAQEVRIHAVGPFLLERYRRMAASAESEQERLASSKAVTEWVASALSGLAMAATYSTMIWLIMAGHMSLAVAGTAVFAVRTGSASLGALVMNINQLHEESLYVRDHGQFLIEAAQRAIPQTGSPVPAQVKQVSLEHVTYQYPDRDAPALDDVTLTFPMGSVIAVVGENGSGKSTLMKILSGLLLPHAGSVRWGDFDVSGLERSQVFDRVSLLTQDFQRWPVTAAMNIRIGRPGHVASMHDLQTSVDYAGAGSVTAKLPNGLESMLGRMFRGAIELSGGEWQKVGLARTHWRSSTSQADSVLIVDEPTSALDPEAEIAAFDRIRRLAAPHRAVVLVTHRMSGVRHADHIYVLNQGRLAEHGTHDDLIAARGRYAAMFDTQAAQYAPTPHIPMPASPSVTDQA
- a CDS encoding NUDIX domain-containing protein, translating into MSDAPHLLIADVAQILLRTHGAALCVRRRPDAVLAPGQLSVVGGHLQAGETLDHAARREAEEETGVRVSAEQQEFCGLIHHHDPGDGPDRITAVFVAQSWAGEPHNAEPHKHEGLFWVSLEKPPPDCHPYTTAIFHMLTHGPSYRALNWPTQGDSE
- a CDS encoding phosphotransferase enzyme family protein; protein product: MTDSTRLPSPLHAWVESVLGPLDDVRDSSHDRDNSQVWRVTGPAGAHYVKVAPKPILYTRETRAYREAVPHLGYGNAPVLRDSSAQLLALILTAVDGEPLKEEASPARRRTAHRQAGQLLRRFHDAMTGPLSQPEASAVIENTVTGLDKHLAEAREHLSATEDDVLRRLVTGLPGCGPLPAGWRHGDFWERNLLWNGRRCVLIDFERSEPGPRVTDFVKLATSLWPDHPELRTALFEGYSRPLSEAERYALTAFAAADAASALAYGPRHGDPLVTARGRRTVERLVQGGTL